One window from the genome of Pirellulales bacterium encodes:
- a CDS encoding CDP-alcohol phosphatidyltransferase family protein has product MGQNRVGDRRPIAAREPAVSRRTARWLAARGVSANTISVAGMVAGLSAGSCFSLTAVWPEFARIFWLMGAACVQLRLLANMFDGMVAIETKTASPVGELFNEVPDRISDTATLIGLGYSAGGIPVLGYWAAIAAIFTAYVRGVGKVAGAPQDFSGPMAKQQRMFVATVVGVYLGVAPNSWQIHGIGSLDGGLSASALLLIIVGSIVTAGRRLLRTASILQRGDV; this is encoded by the coding sequence ATGGGGCAAAATCGCGTCGGTGATCGGCGTCCCATCGCGGCACGCGAGCCGGCAGTCTCTCGGCGTACGGCGCGTTGGCTAGCCGCACGAGGCGTTTCCGCCAACACGATCTCTGTCGCAGGCATGGTGGCTGGTTTGTCGGCAGGATCCTGCTTTTCGCTGACGGCTGTCTGGCCCGAATTCGCGCGCATCTTTTGGTTGATGGGCGCCGCGTGCGTCCAACTACGGCTACTAGCCAACATGTTCGATGGCATGGTCGCCATCGAGACAAAGACGGCATCGCCGGTCGGCGAACTATTCAACGAAGTGCCGGATCGCATCTCTGACACGGCGACGCTCATTGGACTGGGCTATTCCGCCGGTGGCATTCCAGTTCTCGGTTACTGGGCGGCCATCGCCGCGATCTTCACAGCTTACGTTCGTGGCGTGGGGAAGGTAGCCGGCGCTCCCCAAGATTTCTCGGGTCCGATGGCAAAGCAGCAGCGAATGTTCGTCGCAACGGTCGTGGGTGTTTATCTGGGAGTTGCTCCCAACTCCTGGCAGATACACGGGATTGGTTCGCTTGACGGAGGTCTGTCAGCCTCCGCTCTGTTGTTAATCATTGTGGGAAGCATTGTGACCGCAGGACGTCGGCTGTTGCGCACAGCCTCGATCTTGCAGCGAGGCGATGTATGA
- a CDS encoding ABC transporter ATP-binding protein yields MLVETRALTKIYGPKTALDHCNLEIPQGEVLGLLGPNGAGKTTLLRLLMGYLRPSGGRATIDGLDCYHQSVAVHHRVAYLPGDARLFGQMRGREVLRFFCEVRRESDLSRALDFAERLELDLSGQVVSFSTGMRQKLALAAVLAADTPLLILDEPTANLDPTVRSDVVAIVREAQQAGRTVIFSSHVMDEVEDACSRVCILRKGKLVHTQAMGELLRQHRITARFTAALPPVPARLAGEIQIHYDGPDSVRIETPGELSPLLGWLATLPLAEVRIEPFRLRSIYDRFHGAEVSDGQ; encoded by the coding sequence GTGCTGGTCGAAACTCGAGCACTGACCAAGATCTACGGTCCCAAGACTGCGCTGGACCACTGCAACCTGGAGATCCCGCAGGGGGAAGTCCTCGGCCTGCTCGGCCCCAATGGCGCCGGCAAAACTACGCTGCTGCGCCTGCTAATGGGATACCTGCGCCCCAGCGGCGGGCGGGCCACGATCGACGGGCTGGATTGCTACCACCAGAGTGTGGCCGTTCATCATCGCGTGGCGTATCTGCCGGGTGACGCGCGCCTATTCGGTCAGATGCGCGGCCGCGAGGTACTGCGTTTCTTTTGCGAAGTGCGACGCGAATCCGACCTCAGCCGGGCGCTAGATTTTGCCGAACGCTTGGAACTTGACCTGTCGGGGCAAGTCGTGTCGTTCTCGACAGGCATGCGGCAGAAACTGGCCCTGGCGGCGGTGCTGGCGGCCGACACGCCACTGTTGATCCTCGACGAGCCGACAGCAAATCTTGATCCCACCGTGCGTAGCGACGTCGTGGCGATCGTTCGCGAAGCGCAACAGGCCGGACGGACCGTGATCTTTTCGTCGCACGTGATGGACGAAGTCGAAGACGCCTGCAGCCGCGTCTGCATCTTGCGCAAGGGGAAGCTCGTGCATACGCAAGCCATGGGCGAACTGCTGCGCCAGCACCGCATCACCGCGCGATTCACGGCCGCCTTGCCGCCAGTACCTGCCCGATTGGCTGGCGAAATTCAAATCCATTACGACGGCCCCGATTCGGTTCGTATCGAAACGCCCGGCGAGCTTTCGCCGCTGTTGGGTTGGCTGGCCACGCTGCCCTTGGCCGAGGTGCGCATCGAGCCGTTTCGTCTGCGCTCGATTTATGATCGTTTTCACGGGGCCGAGGTGAGTGATGGGCAATAA
- a CDS encoding ABC transporter permease subunit has protein sequence MGNKALWRKAIGDARLLLLFLTALLFGFNWLFVYLSSLIDLGPLGVFLQTLPPAFEKLSGVPFASVATPVGRISAAYVDPVVLFATTIWAVGRGSDAVSGEIGRGTMEMLLAQPVRRISVLATQAAVTTLGSAVLATAVLLGTCMGLATVSLSEHVDWTTFVPGAVNLFAMMFFLSGVSTLVSSTDNHRWRTIGVVGGFYVVQLVFKVIGRLVDRFSWLMYLTFGTACEPQALVIDAEQAWALSVRYDGVLIGIGLACYVVAAAIFSQRDLPAPL, from the coding sequence ATGGGCAATAAGGCCTTGTGGCGGAAAGCGATCGGCGATGCGCGGCTATTGCTGTTGTTTCTGACCGCGCTATTGTTCGGCTTCAATTGGCTCTTTGTGTATTTATCGAGCTTGATCGATCTAGGACCGCTGGGCGTATTCTTGCAAACGCTGCCGCCGGCCTTCGAAAAATTATCAGGCGTTCCGTTTGCCAGCGTCGCGACACCGGTCGGTCGCATCTCGGCAGCTTACGTCGACCCGGTAGTGCTGTTCGCGACCACGATCTGGGCGGTCGGACGCGGCTCGGACGCCGTAAGCGGTGAAATCGGGCGCGGAACAATGGAGATGCTGCTGGCCCAGCCGGTACGCCGCATCTCGGTGCTGGCCACGCAAGCCGCGGTCACGACGCTCGGCTCGGCCGTTCTGGCCACGGCAGTGCTGCTGGGGACTTGCATGGGACTGGCCACGGTATCGCTGAGCGAGCACGTCGATTGGACCACGTTCGTGCCCGGCGCCGTGAACCTGTTCGCGATGATGTTCTTTCTCTCAGGCGTCAGCACCCTGGTCTCGTCGACGGACAATCATCGCTGGCGCACGATCGGCGTAGTCGGCGGTTTTTATGTGGTGCAGTTGGTTTTTAAGGTCATCGGCCGCCTAGTCGACCGTTTTTCGTGGCTGATGTATTTGACGTTTGGCACCGCCTGCGAGCCTCAGGCACTGGTGATCGACGCCGAGCAGGCCTGGGCACTATCGGTGCGATATGACGGCGTTCTGATCGGCATCGGACTGGCCTGTTATGTGGTGGCCGCTGCGATCTTCTCGCAACGCGATTTACCGGCCCCACTATAA
- a CDS encoding tetratricopeptide repeat protein produces MRASVRAASFLSLMILAATSAWAVEEKEGGQEDLDRAIESKLGAHSIRELNSVITLCESALDKGLTTKNEVFAKQLLSASLVERGSAICEMIFGRGAPPPQWPQMRQIGLADLERALQYDPNVAEAHLLIARLQTLPGGDRKRAIVAINELVRLSGEEPEKQAEALVLRSGLQESPEQGLADLNDAVKLAPKDPKALRTRGAMKLALKDSAGAVADFDAALELEPDDAATYEAKALTLATDEKWEAARAALDRALELSPGSIEILLQRGRINVMSGNNEDGLVDFSEILRIDPENVPALLLRAEAAIPDHLEEALEDLNRALDLRPGLVPALRQRASLLAHAKKFSAAVSDLELARKLEPADQAAALQLAAVYVVEGKLENGQRIYEEILQADPKNWMAYRGRGDLHLTSGKHRDAVADLEKALTIKDDDSGVLNNLAWVLATSPDEGLRNGSRAIELAKRACEVTEYKQPHILSTLAAGYAETGDFTTAVEWSKKALELGDEAQKADLSKELESYQSSKPWRELQTAAADQGGDTTRR; encoded by the coding sequence ATGCGTGCGTCCGTTCGAGCCGCGAGCTTTCTCTCCCTGATGATCCTTGCCGCGACCAGCGCGTGGGCCGTCGAGGAGAAGGAAGGTGGACAAGAGGATCTCGATCGCGCGATCGAATCCAAGCTGGGGGCGCACAGCATTCGCGAGTTGAATTCGGTGATCACCCTGTGCGAGAGCGCGCTGGATAAAGGGCTGACCACCAAGAACGAAGTTTTCGCCAAGCAACTCCTCTCGGCTTCACTGGTCGAGCGCGGTTCCGCGATTTGCGAAATGATCTTCGGCCGCGGCGCTCCTCCTCCGCAATGGCCGCAAATGAGACAGATCGGCCTGGCCGATCTGGAGCGCGCCCTGCAATACGATCCTAATGTGGCCGAGGCGCACCTTTTGATTGCCCGATTGCAGACGTTGCCCGGCGGAGATCGCAAACGCGCGATAGTAGCCATTAACGAATTGGTGCGGCTCAGCGGCGAAGAGCCTGAGAAGCAGGCCGAGGCGCTGGTGTTGCGCAGCGGCTTGCAAGAATCGCCCGAGCAGGGCTTGGCTGACTTGAACGACGCGGTAAAGTTGGCGCCGAAGGATCCGAAGGCGCTGCGGACTCGCGGTGCCATGAAGCTGGCGTTGAAGGACTCGGCCGGCGCAGTGGCCGATTTCGACGCGGCGCTCGAACTCGAACCGGACGACGCAGCCACGTACGAGGCCAAGGCCCTCACGTTGGCCACCGACGAAAAATGGGAAGCCGCGCGAGCGGCGCTCGATCGCGCACTCGAACTGTCGCCAGGCTCGATCGAGATTCTGCTGCAGCGTGGGCGAATCAACGTCATGTCCGGCAACAACGAGGACGGTTTGGTGGATTTCAGCGAGATCCTGCGAATCGATCCGGAAAATGTTCCCGCCTTGCTGTTGCGAGCCGAAGCCGCGATTCCCGATCACTTGGAAGAAGCACTCGAGGATCTGAATCGAGCGCTCGATCTGCGTCCGGGCCTGGTGCCCGCGCTGCGTCAGCGTGCATCGCTGTTGGCCCATGCCAAGAAGTTTAGCGCCGCGGTGAGCGATCTGGAGCTCGCCCGAAAGCTGGAGCCGGCCGATCAAGCGGCCGCGCTGCAACTGGCCGCGGTCTATGTCGTGGAAGGCAAATTGGAAAACGGCCAACGCATCTACGAAGAGATCCTTCAGGCTGACCCGAAAAACTGGATGGCATATCGCGGTCGCGGCGATTTGCATCTCACCTCGGGAAAACATCGTGACGCGGTCGCCGACCTGGAAAAAGCTCTCACGATCAAGGACGACGACAGCGGCGTCCTGAACAACCTGGCCTGGGTCCTGGCGACCAGCCCCGACGAAGGCCTACGTAACGGCAGCCGCGCCATCGAGCTGGCCAAACGAGCCTGCGAGGTGACCGAGTACAAGCAGCCGCATATTCTCAGCACACTGGCTGCCGGCTACGCCGAGACGGGCGACTTTACGACCGCCGTCGAATGGTCGAAGAAGGCGCTCGAGCTTGGCGACGAGGCGCAAAAGGCCGATCTGTCCAAGGAATTGGAAAGTTACCAATCGTCGAAGCCTTGGCGTGAACTGCAGACGGCCGCGGCCGACCAAGGCGGCGACACCACGCGTCGCTAA